The genomic stretch CTATTACTATATTACCATCTATAATGTGTGAAAGCTCTGTTTGCTTCTGCCATTCTATGAGTATCTTCTCTCTTTTTGAAAGCCGCACCTGTTGAATTATAAGAATTAACAAGCTCATTTGCTAATTTTTCTTGCATTGATTTTCCACTAGCTTTTCTGGCAGCTGATATAATCCATTTCATTGCCAAAGCCTCACGTCTCTCCTCTCTAACTTCAACTGGAACTTGATAAGTAGCACCACCAACTCTCCTACTGCGAACCTCTACCAATGGTTTAACATTATCTAAAGCCTTATTGAAAGCAGCAACCTTATCAACCTCTTCAAGTTTTTCTGCAAGCATATCAATTGAATTGTAAACTATAGATTCACTAATAAACTTTTTCCCATCATACATCATTCTATTTACAAATTTAGCAATTACCTGAGAATCATACTTCGAATCTTTAAAAACCTTTTTCTTAATTTTTTTACTCTTTCTTGACATACAATTTACACCTCTTAAGCCTTTGGTCTCTTAGTTCCATACTTAGAACGACCTTGCTTTCTATTATTAACACCAAGAGTATCCTTAGCCCCTCTAATGATATGATATCTAACACCCGGCAAATCTTTAACTCGTCCACCCCTAATTAGAACAACCGAATGCTCCTGCAAATTATGACCAATTCCCGGAATATAAGCTGTTACCTCAAATCCATTTGAAAGTCTAACACGAGCTACTTTTCTTAAAGCTGAATTAGGTTTCTTAGGCGTAACTGTCATTACACGAGTACAAATTCCTCTCTTTTGAGGACAATTTTGAAGCGCAGGAGATGCTGTCTTTTCTTTTTGACTTTTTCTTGGCTTCCTAATTAGTTGATTAATTGTAGGCATCTATGCTCCCTTTTTCCTGATTTTACCAGTAAATGGTATCAAATATAAAATTTATTTTCAAGCTAGACTTCTGAATTTGAATTTTCTCTCACCTTGACCCTTTTATATAAATTCATTCCCGTTCCTGTAGGAATTAAATGACCAATAACAACATTTTCCTTAAGACCTCTCAGATCATCAATACTACCAGCAATTGACGCATCTGTTAAGACTTTAGTTGTTTCTTGGAAAGAAGCAGCTGAAATAAATGAATCAATATTAAGAGATGCTTTAGTTATACCAATAAGAATTGGACTAGCTACTGCAGGTTCACCACCTTGCTCAATAACCCTTTTATTTTGTTCATAAAAAGCATGCTTATCGACCTTTTGATTATAAACAAAATTAGTATCACCCACAGAAACAATTTTAACTTTTTTCATCATCTGCTTAATAATAACACCAATATGTTTATCATTAATACTTACACCTTGCTTTCGATAAACATCTTGAATTTCTGCTAATAAAAATTCTTGCAAACTAATTCCACCAAGAATTTCAAGAACATCATGAGGATTAATCCTTCCATCACAAAGCATATCTCCAGCCCTAACAACATCCCCATCCCTCACCAAGAGATGTTTTCCAGCAGGAATATAATGCTTATGTTCAACTCCATATTCATCTATAACATTAATAAGTCTTTTACCTTTTTGAATTGCCTTAAATTGAACAACTCCACTTACTTTAGCCATTTCAGTTAAGTTTTTAGGAATTCTTGTTTCAAATAAATCATTAACTCTAGGAAGACCACCTGTAATATCTTGTGTTTTTTCAGATCCTTTAGAAAGCTTTGCAATGATATCTCCTATATCAATATCTTGCCCATCTTCAACTTGAAGGTAAGCATCTCCAGGCAATACATAAGATGCAATTTCAACACCTCTATCATTAATAATCAAAATTCTAGGATCAAGAGATTCAAAAACTTGATCTGTAATTCTCTTTTCAATATTGCCTGTTTCAAGATTAATCTCTTCTTTAAGAGTTGTTCCTAAAATAATATCTTTAAATTTAATTTTTCCTTTAACCTCAGCAATAATTGGTTCTGCAAACGGATCAAATGTTCCAATTACACGTCCAGCCTCAACATAATCTCCAACATTTATTTCAAGTCTTGTACCAACCTTTAGTGAAATCTCTTGTTCTTCAGAAACAATCATCAACTTATTATCTTTAATCTTAATGTAACCAATATGAGATGATAATACCTCAACTCCACTTTTATCAATAAATAAAGACATTCCCTTAATTACTTTTTGAGAATCTGAAACCTTAAGTTTCTTAATTTTTTTAATACTCTCCTCATAAATCACATTTATTACCCTTAAGACTCCCTTCCTTGTAAAAAGCAATCCTCCGTCAACTTGAACATTAAAACCTTCAAGTCCATTTAGAATAAAAGCATTCTTAAGAGCAATCTTATCATCTTCACTACCAGCTTGTGCAACTCCTCCAATATGGAAAGTTCTCATCGTAAGCTGTGTTCCTGGCTGACCTATTGACTGTGCTGCTATTATTCCAACAGCTTCTCCAATGCTAACAGGTTTATTGTTTGAGAAATCCCGCCCATAACACTTTTGACAAACTCCATGCTCAGCTTCACAAGTTAAAACAGATCTAATAACAAGTTTATCAATACCAACTGTTTCTAACTCTTTTATCTTGTCTTCTGTAATTTCTTCATTTACATCTAAAATAATCTCTCCAGTAATAGGACTTTTTATCCGTTCAATTGAATAACTTCCAACAGCTTTTTCTCGTAAAGGTTCAATTATTTCCTCACCATTTTTTAAAGCTTCAACTTTTATACCATTAATAGTACCGCAATCTTCTATTCTAACAACAACGTCTTGTGCAATATCTACCAATCTTCGCGTTAAATATCCAGCATCTGCTGTCTTAAGAGCAGTATCTGCAAGTCCCTTTCTTGCACCATTTGTAGATATAAAGAATTCAATAACAGACAGTCCTTCTTTAAAGTTAGAGATAATTGGAAGTTCAATAATATCACCCGATGTTTTAGCCATTAATCCTCGCATTCCAGCAAGCTGCCGTATCTGATTTCTACTTCCACGAGCACCAGAATCAGCCATCATATAAATCACATTAAAGCCATCTCTATCCTTTTTAAGGATCTCCATCATTTTATTAGTAAGCTCTTCATTTGTTTTTGACCAAACAGAAACAACGTTATTATATCTCTCTTCTCCAGTAATAACACCTTTGGTATAATCATTCTGAATTTTCGCAATCTCCCTATTAGCCTTCTCTACATACACTTTTTTCTCTTGAGGAACAATAATATCACTCATACTTATTGTACATCCAAATTTAGTAGCATATTTAAATCCAAGCTCTTTAATAATATCTAACATTTCAATTACAATAGAAGACCCATAAATAACATAAACCTCAGAAATTAAAGTTTGCAATTCATAATCACTAAGAGTTTTATTTACAAATGAAATTTTTCCTGGCAAAGCTTCACTAAATACAACACGTCCTGCCGTAGTCTTTATATATTCCTCACCAACTTTTACATAAATTCGTGCATTATAATCTAAGCTTTTATTATTAATTGCAAGAAGAACATGATTAAAGTTAGAAAACTTACGTCCTTCTCCCATAACATTTTTTCTCTCCATAGTTAAGTAATAAAGACCTAAAACAATATCTTGAGATGGAAATACTATAGGATGTCCATTTGCAGGATTTAACAAATTATTAGTTGACAACATCAAAGCCCAACTCT from Borrelia duttonii Ly encodes the following:
- the rpsG gene encoding 30S ribosomal protein S7, encoding MSRKSKKIKKKVFKDSKYDSQVIAKFVNRMMYDGKKFISESIVYNSIDMLAEKLEEVDKVAAFNKALDNVKPLVEVRSRRVGGATYQVPVEVREERREALAMKWIISAARKASGKSMQEKLANELVNSYNSTGAAFKKREDTHRMAEANRAFTHYRW
- the rpsL gene encoding 30S ribosomal protein S12, translated to MPTINQLIRKPRKSQKEKTASPALQNCPQKRGICTRVMTVTPKKPNSALRKVARVRLSNGFEVTAYIPGIGHNLQEHSVVLIRGGRVKDLPGVRYHIIRGAKDTLGVNNRKQGRSKYGTKRPKA
- the rpoC gene encoding DNA-directed RNA polymerase subunit beta' encodes the protein MKEIKDFEKIRIKIASPDQIRSWSYGEVKKSETINYRTLRPEKDGLFCERIFGTTKEWECYCGKFKSIRYKGIICDRCNVEVTHFKVRRERMGHIELSAPVAHIWYYKYIPSRIGLLLDITASNLNSILYYEKYIVIEPGDTDLKKMQLLNEDEYSEAKERYGMSFSASMGAEAIKTLLENLDLDELSSKLRLQMIDKDDKTDKKLLRRLEIIENFKISGNKPEWMIMDVLPVIPPEIRPMVQLDGGRFATSDLNDLYRRVINRNNRLRKLLLLNAPEIIVRNEKRMLQESVDSLFDNSHKRKVVKGTSNRPLKSLSDALKGKQGRFRQNLLGKRVDYSGRSVIVVGPELKLHQCGIPAKMALELFKPFVIRKLIESEAVFNIKRAKSLIEQEVDEVWQILDNVIKEHPVLLNRAPTLHRLGIQAFEPVLVEGKAIKLHPLVCHAYNADFDGDQMAVHVPLTPAAQAESWALMLSTNNLLNPANGHPIVFPSQDIVLGLYYLTMERKNVMGEGRKFSNFNHVLLAINNKSLDYNARIYVKVGEEYIKTTAGRVVFSEALPGKISFVNKTLSDYELQTLISEVYVIYGSSIVIEMLDIIKELGFKYATKFGCTISMSDIIVPQEKKVYVEKANREIAKIQNDYTKGVITGEERYNNVVSVWSKTNEELTNKMMEILKKDRDGFNVIYMMADSGARGSRNQIRQLAGMRGLMAKTSGDIIELPIISNFKEGLSVIEFFISTNGARKGLADTALKTADAGYLTRRLVDIAQDVVVRIEDCGTINGIKVEALKNGEEIIEPLREKAVGSYSIERIKSPITGEIILDVNEEITEDKIKELETVGIDKLVIRSVLTCEAEHGVCQKCYGRDFSNNKPVSIGEAVGIIAAQSIGQPGTQLTMRTFHIGGVAQAGSEDDKIALKNAFILNGLEGFNVQVDGGLLFTRKGVLRVINVIYEESIKKIKKLKVSDSQKVIKGMSLFIDKSGVEVLSSHIGYIKIKDNKLMIVSEEQEISLKVGTRLEINVGDYVEAGRVIGTFDPFAEPIIAEVKGKIKFKDIILGTTLKEEINLETGNIEKRITDQVFESLDPRILIINDRGVEIASYVLPGDAYLQVEDGQDIDIGDIIAKLSKGSEKTQDITGGLPRVNDLFETRIPKNLTEMAKVSGVVQFKAIQKGKRLINVIDEYGVEHKHYIPAGKHLLVRDGDVVRAGDMLCDGRINPHDVLEILGGISLQEFLLAEIQDVYRKQGVSINDKHIGVIIKQMMKKVKIVSVGDTNFVYNQKVDKHAFYEQNKRVIEQGGEPAVASPILIGITKASLNIDSFISAASFQETTKVLTDASIAGSIDDLRGLKENVVIGHLIPTGTGMNLYKRVKVRENSNSEV